The Oryzias latipes chromosome 16, ASM223467v1 genome includes a region encoding these proteins:
- the prss35 gene encoding inactive serine protease 35, which translates to MGPIPLRVLLLMMVLAVVAAAEPVSTADDQYTWPQWKVPQVKNRHTVPLSSPSFSAHHQPELGGTCGIECQRRIPLPSLDDLEKILSYETVYENGTRTYTVVSVQGINEEPIWSTNVSSRSRHKREVYGTDTRFTIADKQFSTKYPFSTSVKISTGCSGVLVSPKHVLTAAHCIHDGKDYLDGVQKLRVGVLREKSKRGKGGKGRGGRAKGRKRKGDKAKEGVEKNEETQGTGERRGRGAGRKSRSRRSVEPNKPSFRWSRVKKTQVPKGWFKGVSDGLAADFDYAVLELKKAPKMRHMDLGVIPSVKKLPAGRIHFSGFDDDRPGNLVYRFCSVSEESKDLLYQYCDAKPGSSGSGIYIRLKEPGKRRWKRKVIGVFSGHQWVDVDGDGVQQDYNVAVRITPLKYAQICYWIHGDSKECQVA; encoded by the coding sequence ATGGGCCCCATACCGCTGCGCGTACTGCTCTTGATGATGGTGCTGGCTGTGGTGGCTGCAGCTGAGCCGGTGAGCACGGCTGATGACCAGTACACCTGGCCACAGTGGAAGGTGCCTCAGGTGAAGAACAGGCACACCGTGCCTCTCAGCAGCCCCAGCTTCTCTGCACACCATCAGCCGGAGCTGGGCGGGACCTGTGGGATCGAGTGTCAGCGCCGGATCCCGTTGCCCTCCCTTGACGACCTGGAGAAGATTCTGTCCTACGAGACGGTCTATGAAAACGGGACGCGCACCTACACAGTGGTTTCAGTGCAGGGCATCAATGAGGAGCCCATTTGGTCCACAAACGTCTCATCCAGGTCTCGCCACAAACGGGAGGTGTATGGCACAGACACCCGCTTCACCATAGCTGACAAACAGTTCTCCACTAAGTATCCTTTTTCCACATCCGTGAAGATCTCCACGGGTTGCTCCGGAGTTCTGGTGTCTCCCAAACATGTGCTGACTGCTGCACACTGCATCCATGATGGGAAGGACTATCTCGATGGGGTGCAGAAGCTGCGGGTTGGTGTTCTGAGGGAGAAGTCCAAACGAGGTAAAGGAGGCAAGGGAAGAGGAGGCAGAGCGAAGGGGAGAAAAAGGAAAGGGGACAAAGCCAAAGAGGGCgttgaaaaaaatgaggagACTCAAGGAACAGGAGAGCGCAGAGGAAGAGGGGCTGGGAGGAAGAGCCGGAGTCGTCGCAGTGTGGAACCAAACAAGCCTTCATTTCGATGGAGCAGGGTGAAAAAGACCCAGGTTCCTAAGGGCTGGTTCAAAGGTGTGTCTGATGGACTGGCTGCAGACTTTGACTATGCGGTACTGGAGCTGAAGAAAGCCCCCAAAATGAGGCACATGGATCTCGGTGTCATTCCATCAGTCAAGAAGCTCCCTGCTGGGAGGATCCACTTCTCCGGCTTTGATGATGACCGACCCGGAAACCTGGTGTACCGGTTCTGCTCCGTGTCCGAGGAATCCAAGGACTTGCTGTATCAGTACTGCGACGCCAAACCCGGCTCCAGCGGCTCTGGAATCTACATACGCCTCAAAGAGCCGGGCAAGAGGAGGTGGAAACGGAAGGTCATTGGGGTGTTCTCAGGTCACCAGTGGGTAGATGTTGATGGAGATGGGGTGCAGCAGGATTACAATGTGGCAGTGAGAATAACACCTCTAAAATACGCTCAGATTTGCTATTGGATCCACGGGGACTCAAAAGAGTGTCAGGTGGCTTGA